Proteins found in one Cardiocondyla obscurior isolate alpha-2009 linkage group LG03, Cobs3.1, whole genome shotgun sequence genomic segment:
- the Unc-104 gene encoding kinesin-like protein unc-104 isoform X5 produces MSSVKVAVRVRPFNYREISRQAQCIIEMTGSTTSIVNPKATPGSKEAVKSFNYDYSYFSMDPNDENYSTQLMVYKDIGEEMLEHAFEGYNVCIFAYGQTGAGKSYTMMGKQEEGQEGIIPQICKDLFRKISYTSNERLKYSVEVSYMEIYCERVRDLLNPKNRGNLRVREHPLYGPYVEDLSKLAVLSYEDIHDLIDEGNKARTVAATNMNETSSRSHAVFTIFFTQQQQDSITGLMTEKVSKISLVDLAGSERADSTGAKGTRLKEGANINKSLTTLGKVISALAEIATKKKKKADFIPYRDSVLTWLLRENLGGNSKTAMIAAVSPADINYDETLSTLRYADRAKQIVCKAVVNEDANARLIRELKEEIQKLRELLKQEGIDVQEGPDGKVTYEKKEPRDEIIRTNKRNEEDSKESRSRISSHATSTIAEEAVEQLQASEKLIAELNETWEEKLKRTESIRLQREAVFAEMGVAVKEDGVTVGVFSPKKTPHLVNLNEDPLMSECLIYYIKDGFTRIGSAEAQVPQDIQLCGPHILKEHCVFENHEGIITLIPKNGALIYVNGREVTEPLVLTTGSRVILGKSHVFRFNHPDQVRERIANGSPAETPGNNEPLADWNFAQVELLEKQGIDLKVEMEKRLLVLEEQFRKEKEEADQLFEEQRKSYEARIDALQRQVEEQSMTMSMYSSYTPEDFNNIEEDIFVNPLFDAESNWTEREFQLAAWAFRKWKYHQFTSLRDDLWGNAIFLKEANAISVELKKKVQFQFTLLTDTLYSPLPPDLLPVMDEEEEDERPFPRTIVAVEVQDTKNGATHYWTLDKLRQRLELMREMYHNEAELSPTSPDFNIESITGGDPFYDRFPWFRMVGRAFVYLSNLMYPVPLIHKVAIVNEKGDVKGYLRVAVQAVVEEENSEYSSGVRQSARISFEDDLFGGHKHNKRSSLLAQTLEKNRQIMLHEERVVEGHNDLNQKDMKDEDDIGDADSGRGDSSVSSDMKEEELPDHLQPGAEFTFRVTVLQAMGISTEYADIFCQFNFLHRHDEAFSTEPVKNTGKGNPPGFYHVQNITVTVTKSFLEYLKTQPIVFEVFGHYQQHPLHKDAKLEYVRQPPKRMLPPSIPISQPVRSPKFGSVLPSPSTSHVHAKYDVLVWFEICELAPNGEYVPSVVDHSDDLPCRGLFLLHQGIQRRIRITIVHEPASELRWKDVRELVVGRIRNTPEPEEEDNDSSVLSLGLFPGEYLEIPGDDRTMFRFEAAWDSSLHNSALLNRVTSYGEQIFMTISAYLELENCGRPAIITKDLSMIIYGRDARVGPRSLKHLFSGSYRNQEANRLSGVYELVLRRSSEAGSPGVQRRQRRVLDTSSTYVRGEENLHGWRPRGDSLIFDHQWELEKLTRLEEVERVRHTLLLREKLGIDKVPFCNKPLHDFTKSEKDVCNMVAKATNEPHASPVKLKRSTSKDVYEPWEMTERERELTTKYIKLIQGRIPSKEPILLSDVSPGEDTITDLSASMMSSVISSSSQESVYARASDFLEQAAGIIMWSRSKSCLLRLSSPERARLQELQESILASESTNQTCTVAPPPLGSSSPSKENLVLYVPEVEEIRISPVIARKGYLNVLEHKTNGWKKRWVAVRRPYVLIFREEKDPVERALINLATAQVEYSEDQLAMVKVPNTFSVVTKHRGYLLQTLGDKEVYDWLYAINPLLAGQIRSKLARKSPAASNLSNGAPIGLTPQMEQQSNQTK; encoded by the exons ATGTCGTCGGTTAAGGTGGCGGTGAGGGTTCGGCCCTTCAATTATCGCGAGATCAGTCGTCAGGCACAATGTATCATAGAAATGACGGGGAGTACTACTT CCATAGTAAATCCGAAAGCTACACCAGGAAGCAAAGAAGCGGTCAAGAGCTTCAATTATGATTATTCTTACTTTTCTATGGAT CCAAATGATGAAAATTACTCGACTCAGCTTATGGTTTACAAGGATATCGGTGAAGAAATGTTGGAACATGCTTTCGaag GATATAACGTTTGCATCTTTGCATACGGGCAAACGGGTGCCGGTAAATCTTACACCATGATGGGCAAGCAAGAAGAAGGACAGGAAGGAATAATACCACAGATATGCAAAGACTTGTTCAGGAAAATCAGCTATACGTCGAACGAACGACTCAAGTATTCGGTAGAAGTGAGTTATATGGAAATCTATTGCGAGAGAGTGCGCGATTTGTTAAATCCAAAAAATAGAGGAAACCTTCGAGTGAGAGAACATCCTCTCTACGGACCTTATGTCGAAGATCTTTCTAAATTAGCCGTATTATCTTACGAAGACATTCACGATCTCATAGACGAGGGTAACAAGGCCAG GACTGTCGCAGCGACGAATATGAACGAAACATCTAGCAGATCCCACGCAGTTTTCACGATATTCTTTACTCAGCAACAACAGGATAGCATTACTGGTTTAATGACGGAAAAAGTTAGCAAAATATCACTGGTCGATCTCGCCGGATCTGAGAGAGCTGATTCGACAGGTGCGAAAGGAACACGATTGAAAGAAGGAGCCAACATCAATAAGAGTTTAACGACTCTCGGCAAAGTTATTAGTGCTTTAGCCGAAATT gcaacgaaaaaaaagaagaaagctGATTTTATACCATACAGAGACTCCGTCTTAACATGGTTGTTGCGGGAAAATTTGGGTGGAAATTCAAAAACTGCTATGATCGCAGCAGTTAGTCCtgccgatattaattacgatgaGACACTTTCAACTTTACG ATACGCGGACAGAGCGAAACAAATCGTTTGCAAAGCCGTGGTCAATGAGGACGCAAATGCCAGACTTATCAGAGAACTCAAAGAGGAAATACAGAAACTGCGGGAACTACTGAAGCAAGAGGGCATCGACGTGCAAGAAG GGCCAGATGGCAAAGTTACatacgaaaagaaagaaccTA GGGATGAAATTATCAGAACGAACAAGCGAAACGAAGAGGACAGTAAAGAAAGTCGATCGAGAATTTCTTCTCATGCTACATCCACTATTGCCGAGGAAGCGGTCGAACAACTGCAAGCGtccgaaaaattaattgcag aattaaacgAAACATgggaagagaaattaaaacgaaCCGAATCGATCCGCCTGCAACGCGAAGCAGTATTCGCTGAGATGGGTGTTGCCGTAAAAGAGGACGGTGTCACAGTCGGTGTCTTCTCTCCTAAAAAGACACCGCACTTAGTAAATCTAAACGAGGATCCTCTCATGTCAGAGTGTTTGATCTATTACATCAAGGATGGATTCACGCGCATTGGTAGCGCCGAAGCACAAGTGCCTCAGGATATCCAGTTGTGTGGTCCCCACATACTTAAGGAGCACTGTGTTTTTGAGAACCACGAAGGGATTATAACTCTCATACCGAAAAACGGAGCCTTGATTTACGTTAATGGTCGCGAGGTAACTGAACCTCTTGTCCTAACGACCGGCTCTCGTGTTATTTTAGGAAAAAGTCATGTTTTCCGATTTAATCATCCAGACCAAG TACGTGAACGGATAGCAAATGGATCTCCTGCAGAAACTCCTGGAAATAACGAACCATTAGCGGACTGGAATTTTGCACAAGTAGAGTTATTGGAAAAACAGGGTATCGATCTAAAAGTTGAAATGGAGAAAAGATTACTTGTACTAGAGGAACAGTTCCgtaaagaaaaggaagaagcgGATCAGTTATTTGAAGAGCAGCGAAAG AGTTACGAGGCACGGATAGACGCGCTGCAAAGACAGGTGGAGGAACAAAGTATGACAATGTCCATGTACAGCAGTTACACGCCGGAAGACTTCAACAATATCGAGGAGGATATTTTCG TCAACCCATTGTTTGACGCAGAGAGCAACTGGACGGAGAGAGAGTTTCAACTGGCCGCTTGGGCCTTTCGCAAGTGGAAATATCATCAATTCACGAGTTTACGGGACGATCTTTGGGGCAACGCGATATTCCTTAAAGAGGCTAATGCTATATCCGTTGAACTGAAAAAGAAG gTCCAATTTCAATTTACCTTACTCACGGATACACTTTATTCGCCTCTACCTCCGGATCTCTTGCCTGTTAtggacgaagaagaagaagatgaaaGACCGTTTCCACGCACGATTGTAGCCGTTGAAGTTCAAGATACGAAAAATGGTGCCACACATTACTGGACATTGGATAAGCTAag GCAAAGGCTGGAATTGATGCGTGAAATGTATCATAACGAGGCCGAGCTATCACCTACGTCTCCGGACTTTAACATCGAATCTATTACTGGAGGTGATCCTTTCTACGATCGATTTCCGTGGTTTCGCATGGTCGGGAG aGCCTTTGTGTACTTGAGCAACCTCATGTATCCGGTACCGCTGATCCACAAAGTAGCCATCGTAAACGAAAAGGGCGACGTCAAAGGCTATTTGCGAGTCGCCGTGCAGGCTGTAGTTG AAGAGGAAAACAGCGAATACTCAAGTGGCGTTAGACAATCAGCACGAATTTCTTTTGAGGACGACTTGTTTGGCGGACACAAGCATAACAAACGCAGTTCGCTTTTGGCTCAAACTCTCGAGAAAAATCGGCAGATCATGCTGCATGAGGAACGCGTGGTCGAAGGACACAATGATCTCAATCAGAAAGATATGAAGGACGAGGACGACATAGGAGATGCTGACAGTGGTAGAGGCGATAGCTCGGTTTCAAGTGACATGAAGGAGGAAGAGCTGCCGGATCACTTGCAACCCGGTGCAGAATTTACTTTCAGGGTAACAGTTCTACAAGCTATGGGTATCTCCACAGAATACGCCGACATTTTCTGTCAGTTCAA CTTTCTACATCGACACGATGAAGCTTTCTCAACGGAGCCGGTAAAGAACACCGGCAAGGGTAATCCGCCTGGATTTTATCACGTACAGAAC ATTACAGTGACGGTTACCAAGTCCTTtttggaatatttaaaaactcaACCTATTGTCTTTGAAGTGTTTGGTCATTATCAGCAACATCCATTGCACAAGGACGCAAAATTAGAATA CGTACGACAGCCACCAAAGAGAATGCTTCCACCGTCTATACCAATCAGCCAGCCAGTTCGTTCACCGAAATTTGGAAGCGTTCTACCATCTCCTAGCACGTCGCATGTGCACGCTAAATATGACGTGTTGGTATGGTTTGAAATCTGCGAGTTAGCACCGAACGGCGAGTACGTACCGTCGGTGGTGGACCATAGCGACGATCTGCCATGTCGCGGATTATTCTTACTTCACCAAGGTATACAACGGCGTATACGAATCACCATTGTACACGAGCCGGCTTCTGAATTGAGATGGAAGGACGTGCGCGAACTCGTGGTTGGTCGCATTCGAAACACCCCGGAACCCGAGGAGGAGGATAACGACTCTTCTGTGCTTTCGCTGGGTCTGTTCCCGGGCGAGTATCTCGAAATTCCTGGCGATGATCGAACCATGTTTAGGTTCGAGGCGGCCTGGGATAGCTCTTTGCACAATTCGGCTTTGCTCAATCGAGTTACGTCTTACGGAGAGCAAATTTTCATGACGATTTCCGCATATCTCGAG TTGGAGAATTGTGGAAGACCTGCAATTATTACCAAAGATCTGAGCATGATTATTTACGGAAGGGATGCAAGAGTTGGACCGCGCTCACTTAAGCATTTGTTTAGCGGCAGTTATCGCAACCAGGAAGCAAATCGACTCAGCGGCGTCTATGAATTGGTGTTGCGTCGTTCTTCGGAAGCAGGTAGCCCAG GAGTTCAAAGACGTCAACGTCGTGTCTTGGATACGAGCTCGACATACGTCAGGGGTGAAGAAAATCTGCATGGATGGAGACCGCGCGGAGACAGTCTCATATTTGATCATCAGTGGGAGCTCGAAAAGTTGACAAGGTTGGAGGAAGTGGAAAGAGTACGACACACATTGTTGTTGCGAGAGAAACTTGGTATTGACAAAGTACCGTTCTGCAATAAACCTTTGCATGATTTTACAAAGAGTGAAAAg GATGTATGTAATATGGTGGCAAAGGCCACAAACGAGCCACACGCCAGTCCAGTGAAACTGAAACGTTCGACAAGTAAAGACGTTTATGAGCCATGGGAGATGACCGAGAGGGAACGCGAATTGACGAccaaatatattaaacttatCCAAGGAAGAATCCCGAGCAAGGAACCAATATTGCTATCTGACGTTTCTCCCGGGGAAGATACCATAACCGATTTATCCGCGTCTATGATGTCTTCGGTCATATCGTCCTCATCTCAAGAGTCAGTATATGCGAGAGCTAGCGATTTTTTAGAGCAG GCTGCTGGTATAATAATGTGGAGCAGGTCTAAGTCGTGCCTCCTTAGGTTGAGCTCGCCGGAGAGGGCTAGACTACAAGAACTCCAGGAGAGTATACTGGCGAGCGAATCGACTAATCAGACTTGTACTGTTGCGCCGCCACCTCTTGGATCATCTTCACCGTCGAAGGAAAATTTGGTGCTGTACGTGCCGGAAGTGGAAGAAATACGTATTAGTCCGGTTATCGCACGGAAAGGCTACTTGAACGTTCTCGAGCACAAGACTAACGGCTGGAAAAAACGCTGGGTG gcTGTTCGCCGACCGTACGTTCTCATTTTCCGAGAAGAGAAAGATCCTGTTGAAAgggcattaattaatttagccACAGCTCAAGTTGAATACTCTGAAGATCAACTAGCTATGGTGAAAGTGCCGAATACCTTcag TGTTGTCACCAAACACAGAGGATATTTACTGCAAACTTTAGGTGATAAGGAGGTCTACGACTGGCTGTATGCGATTAATCCTCTCCTAGCTGGTCAAATTAG GTCAAAACTTGCCCGTAAAAGTCCAGCTGCCTCGAATTTAAGCAACGGCGCGCCGATTGGGTTGACGCCGCAAATGGAACAGCAGAGCAATCAGACCAAGTGA